A genomic stretch from Enterobacter oligotrophicus includes:
- the yidZ gene encoding HTH-type transcriptional regulator YidZ, with amino-acid sequence MKKPISSLDLNLLLCLQLLLQERSVTKAAKRMNVTPSAVSKSLAKLRDWFDDPLFVKTPLGLLPTPLTVSLEQDLADWMQIGNQILDKFHHDSPGGLKFELAAETPLMLIRFNDLLEKVNQRYPQATVKMRHWDYDSLDAITRGEVDLGFTGRETHPRSRELLKLMPWFIDYEILFSDRPCVYLREDHPALQEEWDLETFLRYPHISIFWERSDTWALDEVLKEMGRERNIAMSLPGFEQSMFMAAQPGHNYIATAPHYCHHYNQLHQRKLITLPIPIDEAQAEKLTVPFTLIWHKRNSHNPKIVWLRETIKALYAASGPVFA; translated from the coding sequence ATGAAGAAGCCCATCAGCAGTCTCGATCTTAACCTTTTGCTTTGCCTTCAGCTTTTGCTGCAGGAGCGCAGCGTTACCAAAGCCGCGAAACGGATGAACGTGACGCCGTCTGCGGTGAGTAAATCGCTGGCCAAACTGCGTGACTGGTTCGACGACCCGCTGTTTGTGAAAACGCCGTTAGGGTTATTGCCAACGCCGCTGACGGTAAGCCTGGAGCAGGATCTGGCAGACTGGATGCAGATTGGCAACCAGATCCTCGATAAATTCCATCACGACTCACCGGGCGGACTAAAGTTTGAGCTGGCAGCGGAAACGCCGCTGATGCTGATACGGTTTAACGATCTGCTGGAAAAGGTAAACCAGCGCTACCCGCAGGCCACGGTGAAGATGCGCCACTGGGACTATGACTCACTGGACGCCATTACGCGCGGGGAAGTGGATCTCGGCTTTACCGGGCGTGAAACACACCCGCGCTCACGCGAGTTGCTGAAGCTGATGCCGTGGTTTATCGACTACGAAATCCTGTTTAGTGACCGCCCGTGCGTCTACCTGCGCGAAGACCATCCGGCTCTTCAGGAGGAGTGGGATCTGGAGACGTTTCTGCGCTACCCGCATATCAGCATCTTCTGGGAGCGCAGCGACACCTGGGCGCTTGATGAGGTGCTAAAAGAGATGGGGCGTGAGCGAAATATTGCCATGAGCCTGCCTGGTTTCGAGCAGTCGATGTTTATGGCAGCGCAGCCCGGCCATAATTACATTGCTACCGCACCGCACTACTGCCATCACTATAATCAACTCCACCAGCGGAAGTTGATCACCCTCCCCATTCCCATCGATGAAGCGCAGGCAGAGAAGCTGACCGTACCCTTTACGCTGATCTGGCATAAACGGAACAGCCACAATCCTAAAATCGTCTGGCTGCGCGAGACGATTAAGGCGCTGTACGCTGCTTCAGGTCCTGTTTTTGCCTAA